The Alligator mississippiensis isolate rAllMis1 chromosome 8, rAllMis1, whole genome shotgun sequence genomic sequence CAAGCTTTCACACACCATGCAAGCACCAGTCTGCCTCCTGTCTACGGgccagcctcccacctcactctcctgccacgccttatTGTAATAATATTGAGGTGtcaattaggtgggaggctgcctgttTTGAACCCTGATGTTTAGTGGggtatctgcagctccattccacccctacactgcggcccaagccttgcagatggcatcccaggcagctaaactcagcCATACCCTTCAACCcttagctgtggtcccctctgggACCTTCAGCTACCCCTTAGGCTCTGGCCCCATCTCAAACCAGTCAGGACCTCGAGCTTCTTTGCTCTGTGGACATCCTTCGCAataggcccctggcccttttgacctctctctgggtcctggccccagtgtgGGCCAGTCAGGTACTTTGGGTCAGGTCTAAGCTGATTGCCTGCGTACAGGATtcagggtcccccattcccaACTCAGGTGCTTTGCaaagtgtgcctggccccacgGGATCGCTCACCTCAGCAGGTTCAGgtgcttcaagaagcttaccAGGCTTTCCCTGCATTAAacaacccacccaaaggtgggacTGAGGTTAAGGTGCCTCAACCCACCTTCCACCAGGAAGGTGCTCACTCCTGGCATTTACCTGGGGCTGTTgcacccccagcagcctcacctggccTTCACCACCCAGCAGGGtggttttaggtcatgcccaggaccaatgaggctTTCAAGCCATCCCCATAGTCTCACCCTTACCTCTGCCAGGAACatggcagagctcagcagagggATATGTCTTCTTTGCTAGCTGATCATGAACTGCCCTTggatcagggagctgggccttaaCATGGCCTTCCTCatccagcacctgcccctccctgctgtccTTAAAATGGCAGCACCACCAGTGCCTGCCACACCAGGGTCAGACCAtcagtccatctagcccagtctGCTGTGTCAcatggtggcagagagcagatgccgAAAGGGAGCGGATCTGGGTTGGACTGGGGTCTCCACCCGTCCTTGCtgacttgcagcctccagcacggAAGGTCTAGATTAGAAAGTCCTGACTCAGGCTatgcctgcccctcactcccctgctcaATAGCTCCTATtacccctttcctccaaaaacaTGTCCAATCCCCTGGTAAATCTGGTTAAACTCTCAGCTGCCACCACATCCGGTGGCAACAAGTTCCCCCCCTTTAAtgacatactgggcacatctatatgtgcccCTACAGCACCCTTGTTACTACactatcatttagtacttccttgtgAAAAAACTTCCTTGTGTTAGTTCTAAACTGACAAGCCTACTAGTTTCATGTAGTGACCCCTTGTTCTTGTCTGGTGAGACAGTCAGTAATGTATCCctattgactttctcttcaccatttagtacaggtttccctcgctttatgcggcttctgtatgtgcaaattcactcttatgcaatgaccctttttataccaaaattcgttatatgcgaggtaaattcactcttatgcaatgtcATGGAAGCCCAcaatcagctgctttgtgcagtgcactgtgggagtgatgtgcaccaaaatatagtctcctgtgtggatctgtgctcctcagtCATTGTCtgtgacgtgtttctgtagttgtcatCCCCATTATGGTTTCTAAGCATCttgctagcttatctcctacccttCTCCCTGGTCCATCAATGAAGCGCAAGAGAACTTTACTAACACTGGAGACAAAACTGGAGATTTTGACCAGTGCAAAAGCACCACCCTgcgcttgtgtgtactgtctgctgttggtgaataccaaaattgtcttgtaaaagtggtagaaataggcCTGGAGGTCAGTGCAGTTGAGTTCTTGGAATATAttgctatttgttacactgtaaagtgggttccctttatgcaaatttgaattGTGtgtcattttccaggaacacgtgTACTGCATAAAGCAACAGAAACCTGTATTTTGTAAGCCCTTTTCATGTCCCCCCTTTCTCATCTCTTTTCTGAACTGAATAGGCCTGTTTATCCATCTGTCTATCCCACATTTTCTCTATCCATCTCTCCATCCCTCcaccactctctctctttctctcagtaGCTTCTTTACTCTCTCCTTATACagaagtcccaccaggccactcatCATCCTTGttccccttctctggaccttcccTAGTTCTCTTATATGCCTTTTCAGGTGTgaatgcaccatggatttataaaggagcaTCACAATACTTTCTATTTTGTTCGCAATTCTATTCTTAAcgatccctaacattttgtttgctcttttgacagctgctgagtcctgagctgatgtttttagtgatTTGTCCACAGTGactcccaggtctctttcctgtgtggtaacaccTAATGTACAGCCCATCCTAATGTAGGTGGACAAGGAAAGAGCTAACTATGTAACAGTGAGGAGTAAAGGCAGGACAATGAACAGGACAGCTCTGTATGAGCGGTACCAGAGCTCCTCAGAGATGTGGAGAAAAGGAGAGCTTCAAAAGAAAACCATTCATTCTGCCATTTTACTTGAGTGTTTTATTGCAAGTCATTTAGCAAATGCTTTCCTTAATGATTCCACCACTCCCACTAGGGTGCACAGGTTTTCCCCCTTGTATGGGTCAGTAGTGACACCCAGTGGGCAATTTGGGCAATGCAGAGGGGGCAATTGctgcccccaggagcagcagTATCCTCCAGTGGCTGCCCAGAGTAAGGCACTGGTTGCATGGGATTTTACTCCTTGCTCCAGCCCCCGTCAATTCAGGTGCTCTCCATCCGGTCacccttccctctgcctcagcAATTTAACAGCTTTTTTTGCACGTTTCCCAAGTGCTCAGTGGTCTCAAAGTTGACAGCAGCTCCCTCCTCAACAGGAACAAACTCAccctccagtccccctgcacttgaCCCATTTGTTAATAGCACTGAAGAAGCAGAGAACAGTCAGCACCAGTGTCCTATCCCCAGGCTCAAAGCAATCCCACCTTTCAGTTCAATCAGGACATGGTCCAATGTTTGTCAGTTGAAGACATGAGTGAGCCCTTTGTTTTCTGCAGCTGTTGGGGAGTCATGAACACCCCTCAGCCCTTTTGGCTGTGCTAGGTGTTTCACTACCTTCCTCCTTCCAGATCTTTTGATCCCAGAAGCTGTTCAGGCTGAATCCTGAATCACAGCCATAGGCATGTGAGAAAAGGGGATGGTGAGGGACAGTTTCAGGGGAGTTGAGATGCACAGGTCAGGGATCACACCCCACATTAATAAGGCAATCCTAggaaagaacaatggtcacaggCCATGactgtccctgctccactggcCAAGAGATCATTCTCTCAAAGAAAAGGATGGGAAGATAGAgatctgaacctgaactgtatcaaaCTCCTCCACACCGGGGCAGAGGGGTGGAACTTGCCTCAGACTACAAAGACGGATCCTGAGGGCTGCAACCTCACCACCCAGCAGTGAGTGTATCTGTATCCTCTGCTGTCATGTAGCTGCTCTGGGTCATGGTGCCCGAGTGATAACACCCCAATAAAACAGTCTCTAGATCAAAGGAACTTGCTTTGGCTTCTCTTGTCCTTCTCTGGATAAAAGGCCCCAAGGACATCCTGGGTGTAACATACCACCTGAAGGCCTGGGCAGCTCTCTCTAGTTTATATCCAGAGCCTTCTCTTTCTGCATTCACTCTCCTTGAATCACTCATAATCATGGCTTGAACACTAGAACCACGTGCACTGCAAGGAGATCCCCAACACTCAACCCAGCTCCCTCCAAGCCCCAGTCCACAGAGCAAAAGATGACTTCTTGCttccctgcactgggtgctgcattGTTTGGAACAGGATTAATTCACACAATGCCCTGCCCTaggtccccactgctgcttggtGCTCTATGGCACAGTAACAGTGGCTGGTGTGGGACCTTTTTGACAGAGGAGGGCACTGAAAGACTGGTGGATCTCACCAGGATGAGATCCTGACTGGTTTCTAATCAGAGCCAGTGTCTGCTGCTCTGCAGGTTGGGGAATGGAAGCTTTAGGCTGTGTGTACGGAGCCTGATGCCCACAGTTTCTGTTGGCTACCTGCTGTCCCCACATGCGGACTCTCCTAGTGAACTTCCAGGTGGAACTGTCAGGGCCAGGTATAACCAAGCCCAAAGAGGTGAGATAAAGGGGAACTGTGGCCCACTGTAAGATTTGTATCCTCAAAGGAAATTggcctggggggggtggggaggaagagacatTTCTCTATTGGGGTTCAGGAGCTGGATGCTCAGGGGGTCTCGTGTTACTGTCACTGcctcctggggtggggcatgtcaTGGTTCAGGTGCTGATGGCTCTGGCATCTCTATTTAAGTATGAAGGGCTCAAGCTCGTGTAGCTCCCTCAGTGAGTTCAAGAGAGCTCAGTGCCTGGCTAATGTCAGCATCTCCCTGTGAACAGGCTGGTTTGCACTGGGAACTTGTTGGGGGTTCTCAGGGCAGCTGTCCACATGCCACTAGAGTGACAAATCCTGACTCACTGCCCTCACTACCCTTCAGAATGGTTAGGCTGTTGCTGCTGAGCCCTTTCTCCTCATTACTCATGGCTCCCTCCATGGCTTGCACTCCCCAGTACAGCACCCCAAGTCTCTTCTCCCCTATGACTCCCTTGCTTCCCATCTCCAGGGCCATTCAAACCAAGGGCATAGTGAATATCAAGAACACCAGGATatcaggaagagcttctttaggtatcaggaaaaaaattcttcactttTAGAACAAGGCAGTAGAATAGATGCCTACAGAAGTTGTAGACTTTCTATCACTGgcagtgttcaagaagaggctggacagctaCTGGTCTGGAATGATCTACCATGGGGATTTCTCAGGCTTTACCCCCCAAACTCCATCTGTTACACATGACAGGATATTTTTAAAGTTccttcagaggcactgggtgttggctatagtTAAGACTAGGAATTTTGTCTTGGGTGTGCCAATGCCCCTACctggaccaaagctggaggttcctggctagagggtctaaCCCTTCTGCTCATGGTCAGACTGATGCTAGTTGGGGTCAATAAATAATTTTATCCCATGGCAGACTGCTACAGACTGCGGGCGGGCAGGCTGCCTTTCTCAGTAGCGGGGGTGCAACCTCTACCTGAGATCTCTAGAGCATATATTGACAGCACGTCACAGAAGCAGGACCTTGGCacctgtggttcccctgctttatctgcagCAGGTTCAGGTGtcatgtcttgtgttgtgtcagggttgacagctgtcttatgtagagtttacaTTATGGTatttatgggatggtttggatagggataatcctgcctcaggcagggggttggactagatgtaacctgtagaagttccttccagccctacttctccattTCTCTGAATAGGGAGGCAAGGGCACTCCAGACCCTGTGTGGAGCAGAGGGTGATGGGAGAACTGGCAGGAACTGACTAGTGTCAGGTGTGAGGATTTCGTCTGTGGATTCGCTGGTGATGAGCAAGATTAGAGCTAGACCTGAAGGACTTTCCACACTCCAGACAACAGTACGGCTTCTCCCCAGCGTGCATGCGCTGGTGGGCTCGGAGCTTGGACAGGCTATCGAAGCTCTTTGCACAATCACCACAGCcatgtggtttctcccctgtgtgaatgcTCTGGTGCCCTCTGAGGTGGGACAAACGGgaaaagctcttcccacagtccgGGCAGCGGTcaggcttctctcctgtgtgcacGCGTTCATGAACATGGAGGTCAGAGATGCTGTTGAAGCGCTTCTCACACACAGTGCACTGgtatggcttctctcctgtgtgaaGGCGCCAGTGGACGCGGAGCTTGGAGGGATATTGGAAGCTCTTCTCACAGTCCGGGCAGCGGTGTGGCTTCTCTCCAGAATGCACATGTTGGTGCTGAGTGAGAGCATGGCGGTGCCGGAAGCTCTTTCCACACCGGGCacagtgatgtggcttctccccactatggatgcgctggtgctgactgagagctgagctgtgcctgaaaGTCTTTCTACAGTGAGGACAATGGTATGGCTCCTCCCCAGTGTGGAGGCGCTGGTGGACgcggagctgggatgggcaggcaaAGCTCTTGGTGCAGTCATGACAGGGGTAGGGGCGCTCCCCAGAGTGTGTTCGCTGATGGATGAGGAGATAGGATTTATCtcggaagctcttcccacacaccaggcaggggtgggggcgctCCCCAGAATGCGTCTTCTGGTGGGTGAGGAGGCAGGATTTATACTGGAAGCTCTTGCTGCagtcagagcaggggtgggctgcctCCCTTCTGTGGGTTCCCTTAtgtgcctggagcacctcctggccCCAGAAGCTTTCCCTGCACTCCCCGCATGTATACAGCATGTATATCCTATATATATACCACACCTTCCCACTGTGATCCCTGGCCTTGTGGCTCCTCGCTTCTCCTTGCAccttgaatttttctgtgcacaTAGGGCTCTTTTGAGGCTCAGTGGGTTTCTGTTCCTGTAGTGCAGGGAGCTGGCATCTGGCTGGAAGCAGCTCCAGACCCATGGGCTCTTCAAGCAGAGATGAACGGCAGTCTTCTGAGGGCATCCAGGCACCTGTTGGGTGGAGGAGGGAACCCAGAGATTAGTCCCTGTGCCACTGGCAAAGGGAAAGCCCTGCCACTCCCCTCTACTCTGGGATGCATCTGAGCATGACTAGGCCTTGGTACTTGGGCACCCTGTGAAAAGAAGTCCAGTTCAAAATAGTCTTACTGCAGGGAGTGGAAGAATTCAAGCCCCATCTGATGGCTGGGGAGTCTTGAACACCCCTCACACCTTTTGGCTGTGCTGGGTGTGTCACTACTTTTCTCCTCCCAGATCCTCTGATCCCTGAAGGAGTTGAGGATCACACCCCATGCTATTAAGGCGACCCTGGGAAAGAACAAGGATCACAGGCCATGATTACATTTCCCTGCTCCATACTTAGATGGCCAAGATCGTTCTCTCAGGGATATGGATGGAAATACAGACATTTGAACTTGAACAGTATCAAACTCTCCCACACCAAGGCAGAGGGGTGAAAGTCTGGAACTTGTCTCAAACCATGAGGTGGATTCTGAGGGCCCTGAGACCTCACCACCTGGTAGTGAGGAAGTCATTGTATTCTCTGCTGATGTAGCTGCTTTTGCTAATGTTGCCTGATTgctaatagaatcatagaaaattagggttgggggggacctcaggaggccatttagtcatctagtccaaccccctgctcaaagcaggactagcccccccccaactagatcattccagccaaggctttgtctacctgggtcttaaaaacctccaaggtccacagcatctctgggtaacatattccagtgctttactactctcctagtgagaaagtctttcccaatagctaacctaaacttcccttgctacaacttgagactattgctctttgttctgtcatctgccaccactaagaacagtctagctccatcctctctggaaccacctttcaagtagttgaaggctgctatcaaatcctacctcagtcttctgttctgcaaactaaataagcccagttccctctgcctctcctcagaagtcatgtgccccaggcccctaaccattttcattgccctcagcTAGAccttctccagtttgtccacattcgttctggacacagtactccagatgtggcctcatcagtgctgaatagagggaaatgatcacttccttgatctgctggcaacactcctaccaatgcagcaaggatgctgttagccttcttggcaacaaggccacactgttAATTTATACTCAGCTTACTGTAACCtgcaagtccttttctgcagagctgctccctagccactcagcccccagcctgtactggtgcatggggttgttccatcctaagtgcaggactttgcatccaccctcatggtggatgggtcggtttcgacctggaagggtgtgggcagtggggtcctgcagggctcggtccttggaccaatactctttaatgtcttcatcagtgacttggacgagagagtgaaatgtactctgtccaagtttgcggatgacacaaagctatggggagaagtggacacgctggagggcagggaacagctgcaagcagacctggacaggttggacaagtgggcagaaaacaaaagaatgcagttcaacaaggagaaatgcaaagtgctgcacctagggaggaaaaatgtccagcacacctacagcctagggaatgacctgctgggtggcacggaagtggaaagggatcttggagccctagtggactccaagatgaacatgagtcggcagtgtgacgaagccatcagaaaagccaatggcactttaccatgcatcagcagatgcatgatgaatagatccaaggaggtgatacttcccctctatcgggcgctggtcagaccgcagttggagtactgtgtgcaattctgggcaccgcacttcaagagggatgcggataacctggagagggtccagagaagggccactcgtatggttaagggcttgcagaccaagccctacgaggagagactagagaacctggaccttttcagcctccacaagagaaggttgagaggcgaccttgtggctgcctataagttcatcacaggggcacagaagggaattggtgagtatttattcaccaaggcgcccccgggggttataagaaataatggccacaagctagcagagagcagatttagactggacattaggaagaacttcttcacagttagagtggtcaaggtctggaacgggctcccaagggaggtggtgctctcccctaccctgggggtcttcaagaggaggttggatatgcatctagctggggtcatctagacccagcactctttcctgcctatgcagggggtcagactcgatgatctattgaggtcccttccgaccctaacatctatgaatcttattgaacctcattagATTTCTAAAGgtgtaccaataaagattttttgggtcattaccaatggccaattattaaccagccatatcggccaatatggATCCAATTGCctatatgcagcctggcagtttggagagcagtgtctggctggtaagtcaatggtggggaggggcatgggggagtgaAGGGGAGTGAAGGGGTGTGGTGgtagcagatcaaggcccccatagtgagggagtgaggctggggctggggcaggcactgcacagctggggctgtaCGGGGTGCAGAACAGATCCagagctcatccagggggcactgagggtggagtgggggaagctCTTGCCACTGCACACAACctcaggggaggcacagggggcatatgccccccagatctgtgcgtggggtgagaGTGAgctgcctgctcagggctggagcctgcactggcctcttcccagcaggtggGCTGGGCACAAGCTGTGCTcatggtgggtggtggcactgggagcagggagttgcagccactccaaaattcaccatagccccccctcccagttccgccactgcccacccagcccctgcctgccccaagcacagcttAAGCCCAGCACCGCCctacccctgctgggaagagaccgGTGTAGCCTCCGGTCCTGAGCACACAGCCCACCCTCATCctgtgcgcagatctggggggcacaagtcccccatgcctctcccaggtatgtgcacagtggcgggagccacccctACTCCCCAACtgcgccccctggatgagctgcggctccatcctgtgtcctacctcagctgtgcagtgcctacccctgccccagccccactccctccctcacggcaggggcctcgatctacccacccccacaccccttctctcttCCATGCTACTTCCTCTCCACAGGCTTACCAGCCGGATGCTCTTCTCAAGctgtggccatgtgcatgctatggctgtgtgcatgcacgcagcatttatcggtgacattactggccacattggccaaaaaaagccaattgccgataatgtcaattttcttttggtctaatcctccaatttgctgagGTCTTCCTGAATCCTAACACTACCTtctagtgtatctactacccccccctcacccccctcccagcTTGGTAGCATCTGCATACTTGCTgcaggtgcactctatgccatctttcatgtcactgatgaagatactgaacaaaactggcctcaggactgatctttggggcactccacttgataccagctgccaactagacatcaagccattcactactaccctctgagcctgatgatccagccagttttctgtccaccttacagtccactcatccaacctCTATTTCCTTAGCTTCTCTGCATGAATATTGTTggagaccatattaaaagccttgctgaagtcaagtaTACCACTTCCACTGGTCTCTCcgcaaccacagagccagtcatctcatcatagaaggcaatcaggttgttcaggcatgacttgtccttgatgaacccatgctgactgatcctaatcaccttctccgcCAATTGCTaccaaatggattccttgaggatctcctccatgatttttccagggactgaggtgagtctAACCGGTCTatagctccctggatcctcctttttccctttcttaatatGGTCActttgtttgctcttttccaatcacccgggacctctcccgatcaccaggagttttcaaaggtaatggccagtgaacttcctcagcacccttggatgcaccccattcagccccatggacttgtctagatccaggttttctaaatagtccctaacctgttccccTACACCACTGTTAGATGCCCACCTCctgcccaaactgtgctgccaggtgcagcagtctgggagctgatcttgcctgtgaagactgaggtaaaaaaggcattgagtacttcagtcttttctgcatcctctgtcactaggttgcctccatCATTCTGTAAGGGCCCAccctttccctgatcctcctcttgttgctgacatacttgtagaaacctttcttgttaccccttatgtcccttgctagctgcaactccaattgcacattggccttcctgatttaaaCCCTAAATGAAGTCAGGAATCATGGGATAATATCTCATAATATCCCACTGAGATAATATCCCACTAATATACCAGTATCTAGTTCAGAGGaacttgctttggcttttcttgtcCTTCTCCAGATAAAGTAAAATGCCCCAGAGACATCCCAGGTGTTTATACATGTCCTCTGGTAGTGGGGTAGGGGGGACAAGGGAAGTGTGCTTTAGAGTGGCCCTTggagccactcttattaaagcacctggagcatctcgtgtatcagtgtccttgcacttaaaatgggagtgggggccctttaactaaagcttgtcagaattgatacatgagacgctgaagTCGGCTGGTGCTCagcaattaccacgctccagcagactcgactgagtcttctgacatgctgtaattacagtatgttggagcagcctcactacTCATGTATAGATGTCCTCTGGTTGTAACATTATAGAGACAACTATATCACCTTGGACTTCTCAGGGGAAGACACACTGAACATGTGCTCTACACCGGATCTGAATGGCTCCatgctctctagggctggggggtgagacCAGAAGCAACTGCCTCAAGGAAGAGTGAAGTTCTCTAAGGGCTTGTCTATaccacagcagtggtggggccTGGGAAAGATGACTGCCATTCTCCAGATGGAGATGTTCATGTGAGAGGCTCTTCAGGGCTCATCCCCAGTGCTGGGTCTGAAGCACCTGATCTGCAGCAGTTCAGAGAACAGTGTCTGGGGACAGGTCTGAAGCAGTCTCCCTAGCAAAGATCTGGGTCTAgagtgcatcagcagatgtggtTATTTGGGGCAGGCTGAACACTGCTGTCTTTGAGACAGGCAAGTCCTAAGGATTGCTGGACTTGCAGAGAAAAAACAATGTCAGCCCTCATCCCTCAAGGACACCTTTTGGGAGGGGATTATGTGCAGCTAATGAGCCAGGTTTGGAATAAGCCCTGCTTTCTACCTGCTTGCAATGAAGGGTCAGGTCCAGGGAATTAGCTGACAGAGCTTTCCTCTGTCAACGAGTCCCAGGCATCACAGAAATCTACAAAGACCTTGGGGTTAACCTGCACATGGACTCTAGGTCTCAGGGCTTGTGACACTCAAGGCCCCAGACacgcagcagaaagaggaagactCTGATGCAAACCAGAAAGGGTTTATATCcctcagagcagagcagagcagagcagagcagagcatccCACCTGCTTCTGGGAACCATGTAATGGACAGGAAAGCCCCAGCCTCTCTACAATACAATCCTCACTGGCTCCCAGAACTCCTGACCACCAAGAGAATTGTTAAGGGATAATACCATGCCCTTGAGCAGGGTATCACCTCTTACACTGCTGACTGAAGGTGAACAATCCAGTCCATGGTACCCCAGGGATACTAGATTTGTACCTAATATAGAGTTGTCAGGTGAGGCTTTGGTCCTACTACTATATGACTTTCCTGCAGGTGGGGCTGACCCCTGTAAAGAGACCAACTCCAAAGGGGGCTGGGGTACCCCCAGCAGCCACCTCCAACCCCCTTTTCACTGCAGTTAACCCAGGGTATTGCCCCGTCCTCACCTGCCATATCCCAAAAGTAACTTAAGTCCTCTACAAGTTACAGGTATCGTGCAAAACTGGTTAATTGCGCAATTGCTTGGAGATCAGCTAAACGTGCAAagtactacacttgatctgagccttcaagaggctgagaagcgatGATAAATatctccaaccagctataaagttagacctcaaaaatgtgtactaacttcacAGCTGCTTGCTatacagctttaatttgcataggTAGCAGGGTCTccattgcagctgggagccctgtcatctATGGGCTCCCAGCCGCAGGGATCCACCTTGCGCAGCTGGGGCTGTGAGTCCTGCAAC encodes the following:
- the LOC106737774 gene encoding zinc finger protein OZF; translation: MTAPAPAQRWEAFEDVALYFTQKEWELLRDGDKVLYQEQMLRNYQALVSLGYQGPTPDLICRIQRGDMELWVCDDEDPKESMWSEGLSSGAWMPSEDCRSSLLEEPMGLELLPARCQLPALQEQKPTEPQKSPMCTEKFKVQGEARSHKARDHSGKVWYIYRIYMLYTCGECRESFWGQEVLQAHKGTHRREAAHPCSDCSKSFQYKSCLLTHQKTHSGERPHPCLVCGKSFRDKSYLLIHQRTHSGERPYPCHDCTKSFACPSQLRVHQRLHTGEEPYHCPHCRKTFRHSSALSQHQRIHSGEKPHHCARCGKSFRHRHALTQHQHVHSGEKPHRCPDCEKSFQYPSKLRVHWRLHTGEKPYQCTVCEKRFNSISDLHVHERVHTGEKPDRCPDCGKSFSRLSHLRGHQSIHTGEKPHGCGDCAKSFDSLSKLRAHQRMHAGEKPYCCLECGKSFRSSSNLAHHQRIHRRNPHT